The following are encoded in a window of Lichenicola cladoniae genomic DNA:
- a CDS encoding acyltransferase family protein, with protein MAQQSHRYAALDLLRGIAAVAVLVFHAQSGTGWQLFTHGYLAVDLFFVVSGFVVSAAYERRLNAGTSFAKFMVSIRLLRLYPLFLLSTLFSIVSLYISGHVGLVHPSFLARELLLVPSTAPFLGLYPLNLAQWSIFFELVANAAHAAVLRKLGVQALVGLAATSAVALIACQQHYGSMDMGAGVETFAGGLARVFFSYTAGMILWRLWSSDRLPQFKGGWTVAPVLLLGCLCITAPKTSVAGQIVDLLAVMILFPAITVVSLAGIRSLRVNEFCALAGNLSYPIYLLQLPIFWLCRKALHGYGYDVVTVATLLVTIPASLAAFHYYDKPVRAWIGGRLKMRSQSLAASAP; from the coding sequence ATGGCGCAACAGTCACACCGGTACGCGGCTCTCGATCTGCTGCGCGGAATCGCCGCCGTAGCCGTGCTCGTGTTCCACGCGCAGTCCGGCACCGGCTGGCAGCTGTTCACCCACGGATATCTGGCCGTCGACCTATTTTTCGTGGTCTCGGGCTTTGTTGTCTCGGCCGCCTATGAAAGGCGCCTGAACGCCGGCACGTCGTTCGCCAAGTTCATGGTCTCGATCCGGCTGCTTCGGCTCTACCCGCTGTTCCTCCTGTCTACGCTGTTCAGCATCGTGTCGCTCTACATCAGCGGCCACGTCGGCTTGGTGCACCCGTCCTTCCTGGCGCGGGAACTTCTACTCGTGCCGTCGACCGCGCCATTCCTCGGGCTCTACCCGCTGAACCTCGCGCAGTGGTCGATCTTCTTCGAACTGGTCGCGAACGCTGCTCACGCTGCTGTGTTGCGGAAACTCGGCGTGCAAGCCCTGGTCGGCCTGGCGGCCACCTCCGCTGTGGCCCTGATCGCCTGCCAGCAGCACTACGGTTCGATGGACATGGGCGCCGGTGTCGAGACGTTCGCCGGGGGTCTTGCCCGCGTGTTCTTCTCCTACACCGCCGGCATGATCCTATGGCGTCTGTGGAGCTCGGACCGGCTACCCCAGTTCAAAGGCGGCTGGACCGTTGCTCCTGTGCTTCTGCTGGGGTGCCTATGCATCACGGCGCCTAAGACTTCTGTCGCCGGCCAGATCGTCGATCTGCTCGCGGTTATGATCCTGTTCCCCGCGATCACCGTGGTCAGCCTCGCCGGAATCAGATCCCTCCGCGTCAACGAGTTCTGCGCACTCGCTGGCAACCTGTCCTATCCTATCTACCTCCTGCAGCTCCCGATTTTTTGGCTCTGCCGGAAGGCTCTCCACGGATACGGCTACGACGTGGTGACCGTTGCTACCCTGCTGGTGACGATCCCCGCGTCGCTGGCCGCGTTCCACTACTACGACAAGCCAGTCCGCGCCTGGATTGGCGGGAGGCTCAAGATGCGGTCGCAGAGCTTGGCAGCGTCTGCCCCCTAG
- a CDS encoding cellulase family glycosylhydrolase codes for MTLIGYNDGGLADGSGNVAGTNYAIPRPAPFLATGLDIIRIGFKSERYATAPGYVATLLGTVARPIVEAGRIAWLNMHNFGSVYNPTLKATEQFSAADAPTLFLAQWKQIQADVAAAGLDQTKLGYGLMNEPGNAHSDVDAMALFYQPVITALRVAGYLGYFEVPRQGSQEASAITLAKPYSATVHDPLNRTLLGVHNYGDASNEGTGDDSSSATTMVGRFTGAIQWMQQKGAAAGFFGLIVSEFGTNNSAVSVQDFSSVVDLFMSSEGAVWGFTTWTEDPWLANNGNYLGTLAAPTPNLSKLLAAKKAAAASLQPEPPMQYDLVVTLACEDGPCTALVMLDNVQLAGNGVAVTAPFSGGATQQAGFDGEWPKTAAHKLGVRLNETGKVLHLIDATLNGVKMTGGSVAKRDWIWLTFPADTIAATPPTPPVVTPPAPAKKQVHDVGIGGFAGLTDLSRADTVGEEATGRLFDYIHMSAATAANAPAIRALLTSMVPVDSDDGKSFMIELGTNTALAKGDAYDSFVAVPGINPNRGVLNCGTSGDNATDNTMAISNQNWIKNNWFSRFPGKPIAIVVTPGGNDAFLGTDFGTDPHWANQRKLEVYGGAACDDIPAAFYNQTEWFNHNVEHGRWALAEGLEYYLILSPTQGSNLTSDVQTVCKAYWEAGVFPTHIIVENYTPGAGVSIGPETADTLNRAALWVAQNKPVLAP; via the coding sequence ATGACCCTCATCGGCTACAACGACGGCGGTCTGGCCGACGGTAGCGGCAATGTCGCGGGAACGAACTACGCGATCCCCAGGCCGGCGCCCTTCCTCGCCACCGGGCTTGATATTATCCGGATCGGCTTCAAGTCCGAGCGATACGCGACCGCGCCTGGCTACGTGGCCACGCTTCTCGGCACCGTGGCGAGGCCGATCGTCGAGGCCGGCAGGATCGCGTGGCTCAACATGCACAACTTCGGCAGCGTCTATAACCCGACGCTGAAGGCAACCGAGCAATTCTCGGCAGCTGACGCCCCCACCCTGTTCCTCGCCCAGTGGAAGCAGATCCAGGCGGACGTCGCCGCGGCCGGGCTTGATCAGACGAAGCTCGGCTACGGCCTGATGAACGAGCCGGGCAACGCACACAGCGACGTCGACGCCATGGCGCTCTTCTACCAGCCGGTGATCACGGCGCTCCGGGTGGCCGGCTACCTCGGGTATTTCGAGGTGCCACGGCAGGGGAGCCAGGAAGCATCCGCGATCACGCTGGCGAAGCCATATAGCGCCACGGTGCATGACCCGCTGAACCGGACCTTGCTCGGCGTCCATAACTATGGCGACGCGAGCAACGAAGGTACCGGGGACGACAGCTCGAGTGCCACGACGATGGTCGGCCGCTTCACCGGTGCCATCCAGTGGATGCAGCAAAAAGGCGCTGCAGCTGGGTTCTTCGGCCTCATCGTCAGCGAGTTCGGGACGAACAATTCCGCCGTCTCGGTTCAGGATTTTTCGAGTGTCGTCGACCTGTTCATGTCGTCGGAAGGGGCTGTCTGGGGCTTTACTACCTGGACCGAGGACCCATGGCTCGCGAATAACGGGAATTACCTAGGCACCCTGGCTGCACCGACGCCGAACCTATCCAAGCTGCTCGCGGCCAAAAAAGCTGCAGCGGCATCACTCCAACCGGAGCCACCCATGCAATATGATCTGGTCGTCACCCTCGCGTGCGAGGATGGGCCCTGCACCGCACTCGTCATGCTCGATAACGTACAGCTCGCCGGTAACGGCGTTGCAGTCACGGCCCCGTTTTCTGGTGGAGCGACGCAGCAAGCCGGCTTTGACGGGGAATGGCCGAAGACCGCAGCTCACAAGCTCGGCGTCCGGCTGAACGAGACCGGCAAGGTTCTGCACCTGATCGACGCGACCTTGAACGGCGTCAAGATGACCGGCGGCAGCGTCGCGAAGCGGGACTGGATCTGGTTGACCTTCCCGGCAGATACCATCGCAGCCACGCCGCCGACACCGCCCGTCGTCACGCCGCCAGCGCCAGCCAAGAAGCAGGTTCATGATGTCGGCATCGGCGGGTTCGCCGGCCTCACCGACCTCAGCCGCGCAGATACCGTAGGGGAGGAGGCGACCGGCCGACTGTTCGACTACATCCACATGTCGGCGGCGACCGCAGCCAACGCTCCGGCGATCCGCGCGCTCCTGACCAGCATGGTTCCGGTCGACAGTGATGACGGCAAGAGCTTCATGATCGAGCTCGGGACCAACACCGCGCTGGCGAAGGGCGATGCCTACGACAGCTTCGTTGCAGTGCCCGGTATCAACCCAAATCGGGGTGTCCTGAACTGCGGGACCAGTGGCGACAACGCGACCGATAATACAATGGCGATCAGCAACCAGAACTGGATCAAGAACAACTGGTTCAGCCGTTTCCCTGGCAAGCCGATCGCTATCGTGGTCACGCCAGGCGGAAACGATGCGTTCCTTGGGACGGACTTCGGTACCGACCCGCATTGGGCGAACCAGCGCAAGCTGGAGGTCTACGGTGGCGCTGCCTGCGATGATATCCCGGCAGCCTTCTACAACCAGACCGAATGGTTCAACCATAACGTCGAGCACGGCCGTTGGGCACTGGCAGAGGGTCTCGAATATTACCTGATCCTTTCGCCGACGCAGGGATCGAACCTGACCTCTGACGTCCAGACCGTGTGCAAAGCCTACTGGGAGGCAGGCGTTTTTCCGACACACATCATCGTCGAGAATTACACGCCAGGCGCGGGCGTCAGTATTGGTCCCGAAACGGCGGACACGCTCAACCGGGCGGCGCTGTGGGTCGCCCAGAACAAGCCGGTACTAGCGCCATGA
- a CDS encoding glycosyl hydrolase 108 family protein gives MQTSLVPTRTFTLGVETSALSLRRDDSGNWTGGRVGVGALIGSKCGVSAPVLSAWLGRTASAADMRAVTPATMAAIFGANYWNQVHADSLPAGIDLMTVDHGFSRGAVTSAMLLQRVLGTVADGWIGAGTLAAIAGFAAASVPPSVIDAVALQEGLGVQQDGNIGPVTLAALSALSPIEGLLVALYAAQVHDYRGRKEAAANPGWFTRARNRLHAGQGLVPAASTPA, from the coding sequence ATGCAGACCTCTCTGGTGCCGACGCGCACCTTCACGCTGGGCGTGGAAACGTCCGCGCTCAGTCTACGACGTGACGACAGCGGAAACTGGACCGGCGGCAGGGTCGGTGTCGGTGCGCTGATTGGCAGCAAGTGCGGGGTCTCGGCTCCCGTGCTGAGTGCCTGGCTTGGCCGGACCGCATCCGCCGCCGACATGCGCGCGGTCACGCCCGCGACCATGGCTGCGATCTTCGGCGCCAATTACTGGAACCAGGTGCACGCGGACTCCCTGCCGGCCGGTATCGACCTGATGACCGTCGACCATGGGTTCAGCCGCGGCGCCGTAACGTCGGCCATGCTGCTGCAGCGTGTGCTCGGCACTGTCGCGGATGGTTGGATCGGGGCGGGGACTCTTGCCGCGATCGCCGGCTTCGCAGCGGCGTCGGTGCCTCCGTCCGTCATCGATGCGGTGGCGCTTCAGGAGGGCCTTGGTGTCCAGCAGGATGGCAATATCGGGCCGGTAACGCTCGCCGCGCTGAGTGCCCTCTCGCCGATCGAAGGCCTGCTCGTCGCCCTCTACGCCGCGCAGGTGCACGACTACCGCGGCCGCAAAGAAGCGGCGGCGAATCCCGGATGGTTCACCCGGGCCCGGAACCGGCTGCACGCCGGGCAAGGCCTGGTCCCAGCGGCCTCGACCCCAGCCTAA
- a CDS encoding HEPN domain-containing protein: MPTITPAAYPAMAYFGSYLVHLTTVLDGLRADPKKRWTMVPEEHARLRRFAGHIEDAATATEITLAKAASRRLINLLEEKDKNFGSLQTGDVRMISHQVDQILASMCEEVHTRRFFCVSASMAELYDQSHHLFGENVHKSFPDSTYDLSEAGMSLALGRYTAVVFHLMRAMESALKAVANTLGATVHDKDGIFLPWGPIASNLKTKIDAMSKGDKQIAWYSLHAHFHSVGKAWRNQTMHPQQIYTEDEAKQVFESVKSFMKTLAPII, encoded by the coding sequence ACTTTGGAAGTTACCTTGTCCATTTGACAACTGTGCTGGATGGACTGCGCGCTGATCCTAAAAAGCGGTGGACGATGGTCCCTGAAGAACACGCTCGCTTACGGCGCTTCGCCGGACATATAGAAGATGCGGCTACAGCTACTGAAATTACTTTGGCTAAAGCCGCAAGTCGAAGACTGATCAACCTGCTCGAAGAAAAAGATAAAAATTTCGGCTCCTTGCAAACAGGTGATGTAAGAATGATCTCGCATCAGGTAGACCAAATATTGGCTTCTATGTGTGAGGAAGTTCATACCAGGAGATTTTTCTGTGTAAGCGCTTCAATGGCAGAGTTATATGATCAGAGCCATCACCTGTTTGGCGAGAACGTACATAAGTCATTTCCGGACTCAACTTACGATCTATCAGAAGCCGGAATGAGCTTGGCGCTTGGCCGTTATACTGCAGTTGTATTTCATCTGATGCGAGCAATGGAATCCGCATTGAAGGCTGTTGCAAACACCCTGGGCGCCACGGTCCATGACAAAGACGGGATATTTCTTCCTTGGGGCCCCATAGCTAGCAATCTAAAAACAAAGATTGATGCGATGTCTAAAGGAGATAAGCAAATTGCCTGGTATTCCTTGCACGCTCATTTCCATTCCGTCGGAAAAGCATGGAGGAATCAGACTATGCACCCGCAACAAATTTACACAGAAGATGAGGCAAAACAAGTGTTCGAATCCGTAAAGAGTTTCATGAAGACGCTTGCCCCTATCATTTAA